Proteins co-encoded in one Streptomyces sp. SLBN-31 genomic window:
- a CDS encoding CitMHS family transporter, with protein sequence MLTILGFAMIATFLVLIMLKKMSPIAALVLIPALFCVFVGKGAKLGDYVIDGVTSLAPTAAMLMFAIVYFGVMIDVGLFDPIVRGILKFCKADPLRIVVGTAVLAAIVSLDGDGSTTFMITVSAMYPLYKRLKMSLVVMTGVAAMANGVMNTLPWGGPTARAATALKLDASDIFVPMIPALAMGLLFVFALAYVLGRRERKRLGVLTLDEVLVEEPAEQETVLVGAGTGNGAKNGKGPRNGAGSGTGAGLADAPEDEGFQGLDPHRPTLRPRLYWFNALLTVVLLTAMIMEWLPIPVLFLLGAALTLTVNFPHMPDQKARIAAHAENVLNVSGMVFAAAVFTGVLQGTGMVDHMAKWLVNNIPDGMGPHMAFVTGVLSIPLTYFMSNDGFYFGILPVLAEAGQAHGVSSLEIARASLIGQPLHMSSPLVPAVYVLVGMAKVEFGDHTRFVVKWAALTSLVVLGAGILFGII encoded by the coding sequence ATGCTGACCATCCTCGGCTTCGCCATGATCGCGACCTTCCTGGTCCTGATCATGCTGAAGAAGATGTCGCCGATCGCGGCGCTCGTGCTGATTCCCGCGCTGTTCTGCGTGTTCGTCGGCAAGGGCGCCAAGCTCGGTGACTACGTCATCGACGGCGTCACCAGCCTCGCCCCCACCGCGGCGATGCTCATGTTCGCGATCGTCTACTTCGGTGTGATGATCGACGTCGGCCTCTTCGACCCGATCGTTCGGGGAATCCTGAAGTTCTGCAAGGCCGACCCGCTCCGGATCGTCGTCGGTACGGCGGTCCTCGCCGCGATCGTCTCCCTCGACGGCGACGGCTCCACCACCTTCATGATCACCGTCTCGGCGATGTACCCGCTGTACAAGCGCCTGAAGATGAGCCTGGTCGTGATGACCGGTGTCGCCGCGATGGCCAACGGCGTGATGAACACGCTGCCCTGGGGCGGCCCGACCGCCCGCGCGGCCACCGCGCTGAAGCTCGACGCGAGCGACATCTTCGTGCCGATGATCCCGGCCCTCGCCATGGGCCTGCTTTTCGTCTTCGCCCTCGCCTACGTCCTCGGCCGCCGCGAGCGCAAGCGGCTCGGCGTGCTGACGCTGGACGAGGTGCTCGTGGAGGAGCCCGCCGAGCAGGAGACCGTGCTGGTCGGCGCGGGCACCGGGAACGGCGCCAAGAACGGCAAGGGACCTCGCAACGGCGCCGGTTCGGGCACCGGCGCGGGCCTGGCCGACGCGCCCGAGGACGAGGGCTTCCAGGGACTCGACCCCCACCGGCCCACCCTGCGCCCCAGGCTCTACTGGTTCAACGCGCTGCTCACGGTCGTCCTGCTCACCGCCATGATCATGGAGTGGCTGCCGATCCCGGTGCTGTTCCTGCTCGGCGCGGCCCTGACCCTCACCGTCAACTTCCCGCACATGCCCGACCAGAAGGCCCGGATCGCCGCGCACGCCGAGAACGTCCTCAACGTCTCCGGCATGGTCTTCGCCGCCGCCGTCTTCACCGGCGTCCTGCAGGGCACCGGCATGGTCGACCACATGGCCAAGTGGCTGGTGAACAACATCCCCGACGGCATGGGCCCGCACATGGCCTTCGTCACCGGCGTGCTGAGCATCCCGCTGACGTACTTCATGTCCAACGACGGCTTCTACTTCGGCATCCTCCCCGTCCTCGCCGAGGCCGGCCAGGCACACGGCGTCTCCTCCCTGGAGATCGCCCGCGCCTCCCTCATCGGCCAGCCCCTGCACATGTCCAGCCCGCTCGTCCCCGCCGTCTACGTCCTGGTCGGCATGGCCAAGGTGGAGTTCGGCGACCACACCAGGTTCGTGGTCAAGTGGGCCGCGCTCACCTCGCTCGTCGTCCTGGGCGCGGGCATCCTCTTCGGCATCATCTGA
- a CDS encoding molybdopterin oxidoreductase family protein produces the protein MSRTALRICPLCEATCGLTLTIEGTRVTGARGDRDDVFSRGFICPKGASFGAVDGDPDRLRAPLVRRDGELREATWEEAFDAVAAGIRAVVDRHGPHAVGVVLGNPNVHTVAGGLYPPVLLAGLGTRSIFTASTVDQMPKHVSSGLLFGDANAIPVPDLDRTDHLLLIGANPLESNGSLCTAPDFPGKLKALKARGGTLVVIDPRRTRTAKLADRHIPIRPGTDALLLAAMAYVLFDEDLVDLGELVPHVEGVDELRAELRDFTPEAVAGACDVEPALIRTLARDLAAAPTAAVYGRIGSCTVPYGTLGSWLVDVLNILTGNLDRPGGALFPQAATDRTPRPAGPSHGFALGRWHSRVSKHPEAKGELPLSALAEEIDTATEEGEPVRALIAVAANPVLSAPDGDRLDKALDGLDFMVSVDPYLNETSRHADVVLPPPPPSQSPHHDFAFNTLAVRNQVRYTRPAVPLEPGRMAETEILARLILAATGMHGTDPSAVDDLVVGQTLGKAVKEPHSPVHGRDPKELAALLTGENGPERRLDMMLRLGPYGDGFGVRPDGLSLEKLLAHPHGIDLGPLAPRLPQPLKTRSGKVELLAWPIADDLPRLRRALDELPHGLVLVGRRHLRSNNSWMHNVPALTGGSNRCTLHIHPEDAERLGVRDGDPVRVKGAGGEVTAPAEVTDAVRRGVVSLPHGWGHDRPGTRMSHAATDPGVNVNQLLDGSLLDPLSGNAVLNGVPVEIAAALPA, from the coding sequence GTGTCCCGCACCGCCCTGCGTATCTGCCCCCTCTGTGAGGCCACCTGCGGGCTGACCCTCACCATCGAGGGCACCCGGGTCACCGGTGCCCGCGGTGACCGTGACGACGTGTTCAGCCGGGGTTTCATCTGCCCCAAGGGCGCTTCCTTCGGTGCCGTGGACGGCGACCCCGACCGGCTGCGGGCCCCGCTCGTGCGCCGGGACGGCGAGCTGCGCGAGGCCACCTGGGAGGAGGCCTTCGACGCGGTCGCGGCCGGCATACGCGCCGTCGTGGACCGCCACGGCCCGCACGCCGTCGGCGTCGTTCTGGGCAACCCCAACGTCCACACCGTGGCCGGCGGCCTCTACCCGCCGGTGCTGCTCGCCGGACTCGGCACCCGCAGCATCTTCACCGCGTCCACGGTCGACCAGATGCCCAAGCACGTCTCCAGCGGGCTGCTGTTCGGCGACGCCAACGCCATCCCCGTGCCGGACCTGGACCGCACCGACCACCTGCTGCTGATCGGCGCCAACCCCCTGGAGTCCAACGGGAGCCTGTGCACCGCACCCGACTTCCCCGGCAAGCTCAAGGCCCTCAAGGCGCGCGGCGGCACCCTCGTCGTCATCGACCCGCGGCGCACCCGCACCGCCAAACTCGCCGACCGGCACATCCCCATCCGGCCCGGCACCGACGCGCTGCTGCTCGCCGCGATGGCGTACGTGCTCTTCGACGAGGACCTCGTCGACCTCGGCGAGTTGGTGCCGCACGTCGAAGGCGTCGACGAACTCCGCGCCGAACTGCGGGACTTCACCCCTGAGGCGGTCGCCGGCGCCTGTGACGTCGAGCCCGCCCTGATCCGCACCCTGGCCCGTGACCTCGCCGCCGCCCCGACCGCCGCCGTGTACGGCCGGATCGGCAGCTGCACCGTGCCGTACGGCACCCTCGGCAGCTGGCTCGTCGACGTCCTCAACATCCTCACCGGCAACCTCGACCGGCCCGGCGGCGCGCTCTTCCCGCAGGCCGCCACCGACCGGACGCCGCGGCCCGCCGGCCCCAGCCACGGCTTCGCGCTGGGCCGTTGGCACTCGCGAGTGAGCAAGCACCCGGAGGCGAAGGGCGAGTTGCCGCTCTCCGCACTCGCCGAGGAGATCGACACCGCGACCGAGGAGGGCGAGCCGGTCCGCGCCCTGATCGCGGTGGCCGCCAACCCGGTGCTGTCCGCGCCCGACGGCGACCGGCTCGACAAGGCCCTGGACGGCTTGGACTTCATGGTCAGCGTCGATCCGTACCTGAACGAGACCTCGCGCCACGCGGACGTCGTGCTGCCGCCGCCCCCGCCCTCCCAGAGCCCGCACCACGACTTCGCCTTCAACACCCTCGCCGTGCGCAACCAGGTCCGCTACACCCGCCCCGCCGTCCCGCTGGAGCCCGGCCGCATGGCCGAGACCGAGATCCTGGCCCGGCTGATCCTGGCCGCGACCGGCATGCACGGCACCGACCCGTCCGCCGTGGACGACCTGGTCGTCGGCCAGACCCTCGGCAAGGCGGTCAAGGAGCCCCACTCGCCCGTCCACGGCCGCGACCCCAAGGAGCTCGCCGCCCTCCTCACCGGCGAGAACGGCCCCGAGCGCCGGCTGGACATGATGCTGCGCCTCGGCCCCTACGGCGACGGCTTCGGCGTACGCCCCGACGGGCTGTCGCTGGAGAAGCTGCTCGCGCATCCGCACGGCATCGACCTCGGACCGCTGGCCCCCCGCCTCCCGCAGCCGCTGAAGACCCGCAGCGGCAAGGTCGAACTGCTGGCGTGGCCGATCGCCGACGACCTGCCCCGGCTCAGGCGCGCCCTCGACGAACTGCCCCACGGGCTGGTGCTCGTCGGACGCCGGCACCTGCGCTCCAACAACAGCTGGATGCACAACGTCCCGGCCCTGACCGGCGGTTCCAACCGGTGCACCCTGCACATCCACCCCGAGGACGCCGAGCGGCTCGGGGTGCGCGACGGGGACCCGGTGCGGGTGAAGGGGGCCGGGGGAGAGGTGACCGCCCCGGCGGAGGTCACGGACGCCGTGCGCCGGGGTGTGGTGAGCCTGCCGCACGGCTGGGGCCACGACCGGCCCGGCACCCGGATGAGCCACGCCGCCACCGACCCCGGAGTCAACGTCAACCAGCTCCTCGACGGCAGCCTCCTCGACCCGCTGTCCGGCAACGCCGTGCTCAACGGAGTGCCGGTGGAAATCGCCGCCGCGCTGCCCGCCTGA